The following coding sequences are from one Sulfitobacter sp. HNIBRBA3233 window:
- the msrP gene encoding protein-methionine-sulfoxide reductase catalytic subunit MsrP — MAMRWKNTLKDHHVTDEAVYLNRRQIMGGAMAGLGLSGIASAASAAEEELTPNPWDDITQYNNYYEFGTGKDDPARYAGALTTEPWTVKIDGMVDKPGDYGFDDIMKAMTIEERLYRFRCVEAWSMVIPWNGFELADLLAMAGVQSSAKYVAFETALRPDEMPGVRYPVLDWPYVEGLRLDEAMHPLTIMATGIYGREIPNQNGAPLRLVVPWKYGFKSIKSIVRITLTDSEPPTSWNKANPREYGFYSNVNPEVDHPRWSQATERPVGGGLFSGRIPTLMFNGYEEEVASLYTGMDLRENF, encoded by the coding sequence ATGGCAATGCGCTGGAAAAACACACTCAAGGATCACCACGTCACGGATGAGGCGGTCTATCTCAACCGTCGCCAGATCATGGGCGGCGCGATGGCAGGACTGGGCCTGAGCGGGATCGCATCCGCGGCATCGGCTGCGGAGGAGGAGCTGACGCCCAATCCGTGGGACGACATCACACAGTACAATAACTACTACGAGTTCGGCACCGGCAAAGATGATCCGGCCCGGTACGCGGGGGCTCTGACAACCGAACCATGGACCGTGAAGATCGACGGCATGGTCGACAAACCCGGCGACTACGGCTTCGACGACATTATGAAGGCGATGACGATAGAAGAACGTCTCTACCGGTTCCGCTGTGTCGAAGCGTGGTCGATGGTCATCCCGTGGAACGGTTTCGAACTGGCGGATCTTCTGGCCATGGCGGGCGTCCAGTCGAGCGCCAAATACGTCGCCTTTGAAACGGCACTGCGTCCCGACGAGATGCCGGGCGTGCGGTACCCTGTGCTGGACTGGCCATATGTAGAAGGTCTGCGGCTGGATGAGGCCATGCACCCGCTGACAATCATGGCGACGGGCATTTATGGCCGGGAAATTCCGAACCAGAATGGCGCCCCCCTGCGACTCGTCGTGCCGTGGAAATACGGTTTCAAATCCATCAAGTCGATCGTCCGGATCACGCTGACCGATTCCGAGCCGCCGACAAGCTGGAACAAGGCCAATCCGCGCGAATATGGTTTCTATTCCAACGTGAACCCCGAGGTGGACCACCCGCGCTGGTCACAGGCCACGGAACGCCCCGTCGGCGGCGGCCTGTTTTCGGGACGCATCCCGACACTGATGTTCAACGGGTACGAGGAAGAGGTCGCAAGCCTCTACACCGGCATGGACCTGCGCGAGAACTTCTGA
- a CDS encoding fasciclin domain-containing protein produces MFRTTALGMTAAAALATAAFAAGHSKDIVATASDAGDFTTLLAAAEAAGLVETLQGEGPFTVFAPTDAAFAALPDGTVDELLKPENKDQLTSVLTYHVVPGKVMSTDLSDGLEAETVQGDVVTFSVGDGVMVGDANVVTADIEASNGVIHVIDKVIMPDS; encoded by the coding sequence ATGTTTCGCACTACAGCACTCGGAATGACAGCAGCCGCCGCACTTGCCACCGCCGCTTTCGCCGCTGGCCACAGCAAAGACATCGTTGCAACCGCATCGGATGCCGGTGACTTCACAACACTTCTGGCCGCAGCAGAAGCTGCCGGTCTTGTCGAAACCCTTCAGGGTGAAGGGCCCTTCACCGTCTTCGCACCGACAGACGCCGCATTTGCCGCGCTGCCCGACGGTACAGTGGACGAACTGCTGAAGCCCGAAAACAAGGACCAGCTGACATCCGTTCTGACCTACCACGTCGTACCGGGCAAAGTGATGTCGACCGATCTGTCGGACGGCTTGGAAGCCGAAACCGTGCAGGGTGACGTTGTTACCTTCAGCGTGGGCGACGGCGTGATGGTCGGCGACGCGAATGTCGTGACAGCCGATATCGAAGCCAGCAATGGCGTGATCCACGTGATCGACAAGGTTATCATGCCCGACTCTTAA
- the clpB gene encoding ATP-dependent chaperone ClpB encodes MDLNKFTERSRGFVQAAQTIATRESHQRLAPEHLLKALMDDEEGLASNLIAASGGNPQAVKQATDLAVSKIAKVSGNAAQPYLDGATGRVLAEAEALAKKAGDSFVPVERLLMALAMVKSEAKTALDAGKVSAQGLNGAINDLRKGRTADSASAEDGYDALKKYAQDLTARAEAGKIDPIIGRDEEIRRTMQVLSRRTKNNPVLIGEPGVGKTAIAEGLALRIINGDVPESLRNKRLLALDMGALIAGAKYRGEFEERLKAVLTEVTEAAGQIVLFIDEMHTLVGAGKTDGAMDAANLIKPALARGELHCIGATTLNEYRKYVEKDAALARRFQPVMVQEPTVEDTVSILRGIKEKYELHHGVRISDSALVAAATLSHRYITDRFLPDKAIDLVDEAASRLRMEVDSKPEELDALDRQILQLQIEEEALKVEDDQASKDRLQTLQKDLSDLQERSAEMTAAWQAERDKLASARDVKEQLDRARAELDIAKREGNLARAGELSYGVIPGLERQLQEAESRGDDDVMVEEAVRPDQIAGVVERWTGIPAGKMLEGERDKLLRMEEQLHGRVIGQDKAVKAVANAVRRARAGLNDENRPLGSFLFLGPTGVGKTELTKAVAEFLFDDDNAMVRIDMSEFMEKHAVARLIGAPPGYVGYDEGGVLTEAVRRRPYQVVLFDEVEKAHPDVFNVLLQVLDDGVLTDGQGRTVDFKQTLIVLTSNLGAQALSMAPEGSDMAQAKRDVMDAVRAHFRPEFLNRLDETVIFDRLSRENMDGIVTIQMARLLKRLAARKITLDLDDDARKWLADEGYDPVFGARPLKRVIQSSLQNPLAEMLLAGDIADGSTVSVTAGPDGLIIGDRVSPSNRPKPEEATVH; translated from the coding sequence TCACGGGGTTTCGTGCAGGCGGCCCAGACCATTGCTACCAGAGAGAGCCATCAGAGGCTCGCACCTGAACACCTGCTCAAGGCATTGATGGACGACGAGGAAGGGTTGGCAAGCAACCTGATCGCTGCGTCGGGTGGCAACCCGCAGGCGGTCAAGCAGGCCACGGATCTGGCTGTGTCCAAGATCGCCAAAGTGTCTGGCAACGCCGCGCAGCCCTATCTTGATGGCGCGACCGGTCGTGTCCTGGCCGAAGCCGAAGCGCTGGCCAAGAAGGCCGGCGACAGTTTCGTCCCTGTAGAACGTCTGCTGATGGCGCTGGCGATGGTGAAGTCCGAAGCGAAAACAGCGCTGGATGCGGGCAAGGTGTCCGCGCAGGGGCTGAACGGTGCCATCAACGATCTGCGCAAGGGGCGTACTGCGGATTCGGCCAGTGCCGAAGACGGCTATGACGCGCTCAAGAAATACGCGCAGGACCTGACGGCACGTGCCGAGGCGGGCAAGATCGACCCGATCATCGGCCGGGACGAGGAAATTCGCCGCACCATGCAGGTGCTCAGCCGCCGGACCAAGAACAACCCGGTCCTGATTGGTGAGCCGGGCGTCGGTAAGACCGCGATTGCCGAGGGGCTTGCCCTGCGGATCATCAACGGCGACGTGCCCGAAAGCCTGCGCAACAAGCGTCTGCTCGCGCTCGACATGGGCGCGCTGATCGCCGGCGCGAAGTACCGTGGCGAATTCGAGGAGCGGCTGAAGGCGGTGCTGACCGAAGTCACCGAAGCCGCGGGCCAGATCGTGCTGTTCATCGACGAGATGCACACGCTCGTGGGCGCGGGCAAGACCGACGGCGCAATGGACGCGGCCAACCTCATCAAACCGGCGCTTGCGCGGGGTGAGTTGCACTGTATCGGCGCAACGACCCTGAATGAGTATCGCAAATACGTCGAGAAGGACGCGGCCCTTGCGCGGCGCTTCCAGCCCGTGATGGTGCAGGAGCCGACCGTGGAAGATACCGTGTCGATCCTGCGCGGCATCAAGGAGAAGTACGAGCTGCACCACGGCGTGCGGATCAGTGACAGCGCGCTGGTCGCGGCGGCAACGCTGAGCCATCGTTATATCACCGACCGCTTCCTGCCGGACAAGGCCATCGACCTTGTGGACGAGGCGGCCAGCAGGCTGCGCATGGAAGTCGACAGCAAGCCCGAAGAGCTGGATGCGCTCGACCGTCAGATCCTGCAATTGCAGATCGAGGAAGAAGCGCTGAAAGTCGAGGACGATCAGGCGTCGAAGGACCGTTTGCAGACATTGCAGAAGGATCTGTCCGACCTTCAGGAACGCAGCGCCGAGATGACCGCCGCATGGCAGGCCGAGCGTGACAAGCTTGCGTCGGCCCGCGACGTGAAGGAACAGCTGGACCGTGCGCGTGCAGAACTGGACATCGCCAAGCGCGAGGGCAACCTCGCCCGCGCGGGCGAGCTGTCCTACGGCGTGATCCCGGGGCTGGAGCGTCAGCTTCAGGAGGCCGAGAGCCGCGGTGACGACGACGTCATGGTGGAAGAGGCCGTGCGCCCCGACCAGATCGCCGGTGTGGTCGAACGCTGGACCGGCATTCCGGCAGGCAAGATGCTGGAAGGCGAGCGCGACAAGCTGTTGCGCATGGAAGAGCAGCTGCACGGCCGCGTCATCGGGCAGGACAAGGCTGTGAAGGCTGTCGCGAACGCGGTGCGCCGTGCCCGCGCCGGCCTGAACGACGAGAACCGCCCGCTGGGCAGTTTCCTGTTCCTCGGGCCAACCGGCGTCGGGAAAACGGAGCTGACCAAGGCTGTCGCGGAGTTCCTGTTTGACGATGACAATGCCATGGTGCGCATCGACATGTCGGAATTCATGGAGAAGCACGCGGTTGCCCGTCTGATCGGCGCCCCTCCGGGCTACGTCGGCTATGACGAGGGCGGTGTCCTGACCGAAGCGGTCCGGCGTCGTCCCTATCAGGTCGTGCTGTTCGACGAGGTCGAGAAGGCGCATCCGGACGTGTTCAACGTGCTCCTGCAGGTGCTGGACGACGGCGTGCTGACCGATGGCCAGGGCCGGACGGTCGACTTCAAGCAGACGCTCATCGTGCTGACCAGCAACCTCGGCGCGCAGGCGCTCAGCATGGCGCCCGAAGGCAGTGACATGGCGCAGGCCAAGCGCGACGTGATGGATGCGGTGCGGGCCCATTTCCGCCCCGAATTCCTGAACCGTCTCGATGAAACCGTCATCTTCGACCGGCTGAGCCGCGAGAACATGGACGGAATCGTCACGATCCAGATGGCGCGCCTGCTCAAGCGGCTCGCGGCGCGCAAGATCACGCTGGACCTCGACGACGATGCGCGCAAGTGGCTCGCCGATGAAGGGTACGATCCGGTATTCGGCGCGCGGCCTCTGAAGCGTGTGATCCAGTCGTCGCTGCAAAACCCGCTGGCCGAGATGTTGCTGGCCGGTGATATCGCCGACGGCAGCACGGTGTCGGTGACGGCGGGGCCGGACGGGCTGATCATCGGGGACCGCGTGTCGCCGAGCAACCGGCCCAAGCCGGAGGAGGCGACGGTCCACTGA